Proteins encoded in a region of the Streptomyces sp. PCS3-D2 genome:
- a CDS encoding IclR family transcriptional regulator C-terminal domain-containing protein, with protein MKQPRPTRAAAPSPGGRTAPAPLESVHRALRVLEVVNRHSGGVNLTQIARETKLPQLVLARAVEQLVRADLATPIGPDAYVAGHVLLLSETDGAEGRRHLRETLTWVRDAVGAAVYVARYTDGEVAITQYADGPAAPAVEEWVDFRAAAHASAVGKALLAQLDHDGRRDHLSRHRLTPFTTHTLTGERALFRQLDDRPPDTPLLDLQEYAVGTVCAAVPITAGPTPECVALSLPVPDPGRLKQSARILQSEAAAVLLALIVAGSPRPAARRPQDPVLSTSV; from the coding sequence CTGAAGCAGCCGCGGCCGACCCGTGCGGCCGCGCCGTCCCCCGGGGGACGGACGGCCCCGGCACCACTGGAATCCGTCCACCGGGCACTGCGCGTCCTGGAAGTCGTCAACCGGCACTCGGGCGGCGTGAACCTGACCCAGATCGCCCGCGAGACGAAGCTGCCGCAGCTGGTCCTCGCCCGGGCGGTGGAGCAGCTCGTCCGCGCCGACCTGGCCACGCCGATCGGACCGGACGCCTATGTCGCCGGCCACGTCCTCCTGCTGAGCGAGACGGACGGCGCCGAGGGCCGCCGGCACCTGCGAGAGACCCTGACCTGGGTGCGGGACGCGGTCGGCGCCGCCGTCTACGTCGCCCGCTACACCGACGGCGAGGTCGCCATCACCCAGTACGCGGACGGTCCGGCCGCGCCCGCGGTGGAGGAGTGGGTCGACTTCCGCGCCGCCGCCCATGCCTCCGCGGTGGGCAAGGCGCTGCTGGCCCAACTGGACCACGACGGCCGGCGGGACCACCTGTCCCGCCACCGGCTCACACCCTTCACCACCCACACGCTCACCGGTGAGCGGGCACTCTTCCGGCAACTCGACGACCGCCCGCCCGACACGCCCCTCCTCGACCTCCAGGAGTACGCCGTCGGCACGGTGTGCGCGGCGGTGCCGATCACCGCCGGCCCGACCCCGGAATGCGTGGCGCTGTCCCTTCCCGTCCCCGATCCGGGCCGGCTGAAGCAGTCCGCCCGGATCCTGCAGAGCGAGGCGGCGGCGGTCCTGCTCGCGCTGATCGTCGCCGGCAGCCCTCGCCCTGCGGCACGCCGGCCGCAGGACCCCGTCCTCTCCACCTCCGTCTGA
- the nadE gene encoding ammonia-dependent NAD(+) synthetase: protein MTDQASISLQQEIALDLRVNASFDARQEIERRVAFLADRLVSTGLRSLVLGISGGVDSTTTGRLCQLAVERVRATGREATFFAMRLPYGVQADESDAQLALEFIRSDRVLTVDVKPSSDAALEAVLAGGTVFRDAHHQDFVHGNIKARQRMIAQYAVAGAHAGLVVGTDHAAEAVSGFFTKFGDGAADVVPLTGLTKRRVRAVAEALGAPSSLVWKTPTADLETLNPGLADEEALGVTYDDIDDVLEGKPVDAAALDIIVNRYRATEHKRQLPIAP, encoded by the coding sequence GTGACCGACCAGGCGTCCATATCGCTGCAGCAGGAGATCGCCCTGGACCTCCGGGTGAACGCGTCCTTCGACGCCCGGCAGGAGATCGAGCGCCGCGTGGCGTTCCTCGCCGACCGGCTGGTCTCCACGGGCCTGCGCTCGCTGGTGCTGGGCATCAGCGGCGGTGTGGACTCCACGACCACGGGCAGGCTGTGCCAGCTCGCGGTCGAGCGGGTCCGCGCCACCGGGCGGGAGGCGACGTTCTTCGCGATGCGTCTGCCGTACGGCGTGCAGGCGGACGAGTCCGACGCGCAGCTGGCCCTGGAGTTCATCCGGTCCGACCGGGTCCTGACCGTCGACGTGAAGCCCTCCAGCGACGCGGCGCTGGAGGCGGTACTGGCCGGTGGCACGGTCTTCCGCGACGCGCACCACCAGGACTTCGTGCACGGCAACATCAAGGCCCGCCAGCGCATGATCGCCCAGTACGCGGTCGCGGGCGCGCACGCCGGCCTGGTGGTGGGCACCGACCACGCCGCCGAGGCGGTCTCGGGCTTCTTCACGAAGTTCGGCGACGGCGCGGCCGATGTGGTTCCGCTCACAGGTCTGACCAAGCGCCGGGTCCGGGCGGTGGCCGAGGCGCTGGGCGCGCCCTCCTCGCTGGTCTGGAAGACGCCGACCGCGGATCTGGAGACGCTGAATCCGGGTCTGGCCGACGAGGAGGCGCTCGGCGTCACCTACGACGACATCGACGACGTCCTGGAGGGCAAGCCCGTCGACGCGGCCGCCCTGGACATCATCGTCAACCGTTACCGGGCCACCGAGCACAAGCGGCAGCTGCCGATCGCCCCCTGA
- a CDS encoding PRC-barrel domain-containing protein, producing MTEHVWSYKSTSGHLAGTDLTGYKVEATDGGIGKVDKHSDEVGDAYLVVDTGVWIFGKEVLLPASTVVSIDPDERTIYVDRTRGQIKDAPEFHRDKHLGDRDYQQELGSYYAATRFGLPPL from the coding sequence GTGACTGAACATGTGTGGAGTTACAAGTCGACCTCGGGCCACCTGGCCGGCACCGATCTGACCGGCTACAAGGTCGAGGCGACCGACGGCGGCATCGGCAAGGTGGACAAGCACTCCGACGAGGTCGGTGACGCCTACCTGGTCGTGGACACCGGTGTCTGGATCTTCGGCAAGGAGGTCCTGCTGCCCGCGAGCACCGTCGTCAGCATCGACCCCGACGAGCGGACGATCTACGTCGACCGCACCAGGGGCCAGATCAAGGACGCACCCGAGTTCCACCGGGACAAGCACCTCGGCGACCGGGACTACCAGCAAGAGCTGGGCTCCTACTACGCCGCCACCCGTTTCGGTCTTCCGCCGCTCTGA
- a CDS encoding YihY/virulence factor BrkB family protein, with protein MSDIPSTGTASRRSGPPATGTATALAARTRAQLRRTAVRVWTDNLADHAAALTYYALLALLPALVIAASVVGLLGGARRDRLITDLTAYAPPQSAEVLREALGGLPGGHSMWALLLGGVVSALWSACSYLAVFRRALHTMHRVPDMRRPLRAAHILVVHAGLLLVLLVVGAVGLVVSGPPARWAARAVGGAGPDLVPLLRWPVLLVVVTLLVLVLFRTGPAQIRGTRRGLPGGVLAALLWLAASGLFTLYAQLDTYGRLYGSLAGIVVFVIWLWFANLALLTGAQFNAERAREPAAGTPTA; from the coding sequence GTGAGCGACATCCCCAGCACCGGTACCGCGTCACGCCGTTCCGGCCCTCCCGCCACCGGCACCGCCACCGCCCTCGCGGCACGCACCCGCGCCCAGTTGCGGCGTACGGCCGTCCGCGTCTGGACGGACAACCTGGCCGACCACGCGGCCGCCCTCACCTACTACGCCCTGCTCGCGCTGCTGCCCGCGCTCGTCATCGCCGCGTCCGTCGTCGGACTGCTGGGCGGGGCGCGGCGCGACCGGCTGATCACCGACCTGACCGCGTACGCGCCACCGCAGTCGGCGGAGGTACTCCGCGAAGCGCTGGGCGGCCTCCCCGGGGGGCATTCGATGTGGGCCCTGCTGCTCGGCGGGGTGGTGAGCGCGCTGTGGTCGGCGTGCAGTTACCTGGCGGTGTTCCGCCGCGCCCTGCACACCATGCACCGGGTGCCGGACATGCGGCGTCCGCTGCGTGCCGCACACATTCTCGTCGTCCACGCCGGGCTGCTGCTGGTGCTGCTCGTCGTGGGGGCGGTGGGCCTGGTCGTGTCCGGGCCGCCGGCCCGCTGGGCCGCACGGGCCGTCGGCGGAGCCGGCCCGGACCTCGTCCCGCTGCTGCGCTGGCCCGTGCTGCTGGTGGTCGTGACGCTCCTGGTGCTGGTGCTCTTCCGGACCGGACCGGCCCAGATCCGGGGCACCCGGCGGGGCCTGCCGGGCGGTGTGCTGGCGGCCCTGCTCTGGCTGGCCGCCTCGGGGCTCTTCACGCTCTACGCGCAACTGGACACCTACGGCCGCCTGTACGGGTCGCTGGCCGGCATCGTCGTGTTCGTGATCTGGCTCTGGTTCGCCAACCTGGCCCTGCTCACCGGCGCCCAGTTCAACGCCGAACGGGCGCGGGAGCCGGCGGCCGGAACGCCTACGGCCTGA
- a CDS encoding RNA polymerase sigma factor, which translates to MNAGEFDPSGYRAVSSELAGVLPVEFTAFHSQQHRAYLRYAHLQLGNPKDAEEVVDDVFTFLLKVWRQALKEASLHGFAWAVLREHVERRLAVLGRQVAMVETAWFAALRRSSRERLELLESKLGLYAAIAGLSERQYDVVLLAFLLGNDCDTVARMMGIAPATVRSHIRGARRTLSRKLGVDWIPGEEKDQ; encoded by the coding sequence ATGAACGCAGGAGAATTCGATCCGTCGGGATACCGCGCGGTCTCCAGCGAACTCGCCGGCGTGCTGCCGGTGGAGTTCACGGCCTTCCACTCCCAGCAGCACCGTGCCTATCTGCGCTACGCCCACCTGCAGCTGGGGAACCCCAAGGACGCCGAGGAAGTCGTCGACGACGTGTTCACCTTCCTGCTGAAGGTGTGGCGCCAGGCACTGAAGGAGGCGAGCCTGCACGGCTTCGCCTGGGCGGTGCTGCGCGAGCACGTCGAGCGGCGGCTGGCCGTCCTGGGACGGCAGGTGGCGATGGTCGAGACGGCCTGGTTCGCCGCACTGCGCCGCTCCTCGCGGGAACGGCTGGAACTGCTGGAGTCGAAACTCGGACTGTACGCGGCGATCGCGGGCCTGTCCGAGCGGCAGTACGACGTGGTGCTGCTCGCCTTCCTGCTGGGCAACGACTGCGACACGGTCGCCCGGATGATGGGGATCGCCCCGGCCACGGTCCGATCGCACATCCGCGGCGCACGCCGAACCCTGTCCCGCAAACTCGGGGTGGACTGGATCCCCGGAGAGGAGAAGGACCAGTGA